In Senegalia massiliensis, the following proteins share a genomic window:
- a CDS encoding capping complex subunit for YIEGIA → MINMKESSTRSILAIVTIDEKLIIHSGVPTFLAKDKDTQEKISSELGRTLSGNIYKLANGTIIITQE, encoded by the coding sequence ATGATTAATATGAAAGAAAGCAGTACTAGAAGTATATTAGCTATAGTAACAATTGATGAAAAATTAATAATTCATTCAGGTGTACCAACCTTTCTTGCAAAAGATAAAGATACACAGGAAAAAATTTCATCTGAATTAGGTCGTACACTTTCTGGAAATATATATAAACTTGCTAACGGTACAATAATCATAACTCAAGAATAA
- a CDS encoding YIEGIA domain-containing protein: MEKQILQSFVLLHIVLGVIVGFISRWWMLRGDIRQYPTLPNGYLINLTTGFIAASIGAVAYPALLAKNYVAVTFLTVAIQQFRDIRKMEKETLESLETENYAPRGKSYIDGIAKTFEARNYIVMISSFVTTISAFIVRSFIKNNFLIIPISLLIGFIVLFFLKNYTKGHTLRDILTITEAPLEFKDGSNLYVGNMYVMNVGLSATQTRILKNGIGIIMKPIGENEKVMLNHSGQRKAIVHECSRLLGVERYIETRRNFDNGNLALVIVPMIKDITRLKEIIYDIPILEMTKKTNDKKKRDD; this comes from the coding sequence ATGGAAAAACAAATACTACAATCTTTTGTATTATTACATATTGTTTTAGGTGTAATAGTTGGATTCATTAGCAGATGGTGGATGCTTAGGGGAGATATAAGACAATATCCTACACTTCCAAATGGATACCTAATAAACTTAACTACTGGTTTTATAGCTGCAAGTATTGGAGCTGTAGCTTATCCTGCTTTACTTGCAAAAAATTATGTAGCAGTTACATTTCTTACTGTAGCAATACAACAATTTAGAGATATTAGGAAGATGGAAAAAGAAACTCTTGAATCTTTAGAAACAGAAAATTATGCTCCAAGAGGTAAATCATATATTGATGGAATAGCAAAAACATTTGAAGCAAGAAACTATATTGTTATGATATCTTCTTTTGTAACTACTATTTCAGCTTTTATTGTAAGAAGTTTTATAAAAAATAATTTTTTAATAATACCAATTTCTTTACTTATTGGATTTATAGTTTTGTTTTTCTTGAAAAACTATACTAAAGGGCATACTTTAAGAGACATATTAACTATAACTGAAGCTCCCTTGGAATTTAAAGATGGTAGCAATTTATATGTAGGTAATATGTATGTGATGAATGTAGGTTTATCAGCTACTCAAACAAGAATATTGAAAAATGGAATAGGTATAATTATGAAACCCATAGGTGAAAATGAAAAAGTAATGCTTAATCATAGTGGACAGAGAAAAGCAATTGTTCATGAATGCTCAAGATTATTAGGTGTAGAAAGATATATTGAAACTAGAAGAAATTTTGATAATGGAAATCTAGCATTAGTCATAGTTCCTATGATAAAAGATATAACTAGATTAAAAGAAATCATATATGATATTCCTATCCTTGAAATGACAAAAAAAACTAATGATAAAAAGAAAAGAGATGATTAA
- the hydG gene encoding [FeFe] hydrogenase H-cluster radical SAM maturase HydG produces MIINEEKIFDILKDAKYISEVKIDKILEKAKLGKGLSLEETAILLNVEDEKNISKIFNIAKSVKEDIYGKRIVLFAPLYLTNKCINNCLYCGFRMDNRKLPRKTLEIDEIIEEAKALEKSGQKRLLLVAGEDNVSAPLDYIIESIKSIYENSDMRRLNINSAPMDKEDFIKLKKSEIGTYQCFQETYHKETYKKMHPTGPKSDYDYRLTVMDRAMEAGIDDLGMGVLYGLYDYKFDTIALLMHAEYLEKKYNCGPHTISVPRLRPAPGAKMEKIEYPITDNEFKKLVAIIRLAVPYTGIILSTRESVKLRDELLDLGVSQLSANSSTSPGGYKEKKKHNSDQFYTNDERSLDQVVKSISDTGYIPSFCTACYRVGRTGEEFMKLVKAGKMKSICRSNALLTLKEHILDYASIETTKSAENIIDNLSKSIENQNIQDELDDRLKRMENGERDLYF; encoded by the coding sequence ATGATTATAAATGAAGAAAAAATATTTGATATATTAAAGGATGCAAAATATATATCAGAAGTTAAAATAGATAAAATTTTAGAAAAAGCTAAACTAGGGAAAGGACTTAGTTTAGAAGAAACAGCTATACTATTAAATGTAGAAGATGAGAAAAATATAAGTAAAATATTTAATATAGCAAAAAGTGTGAAAGAAGATATATATGGTAAACGAATAGTATTATTTGCACCATTATATCTAACTAATAAATGTATAAATAATTGTCTTTATTGTGGATTTAGAATGGATAATAGAAAATTACCTAGAAAAACACTAGAGATAGATGAAATTATAGAAGAAGCTAAAGCGTTAGAAAAAAGTGGACAAAAAAGGCTTCTATTAGTAGCAGGCGAAGATAATGTTTCAGCACCTCTTGATTATATAATTGAATCAATAAAATCTATTTATGAAAACAGTGATATGAGAAGGTTAAATATAAATTCTGCACCTATGGATAAAGAAGATTTTATAAAGTTAAAAAAATCAGAAATAGGAACGTATCAGTGTTTTCAAGAAACATATCATAAAGAAACATATAAAAAGATGCATCCAACAGGACCAAAATCAGATTATGATTATAGGCTGACAGTGATGGATAGGGCAATGGAAGCTGGAATAGATGATTTAGGTATGGGAGTATTGTATGGATTGTATGATTACAAATTTGACACTATAGCATTACTTATGCATGCAGAATATTTAGAGAAAAAATATAATTGTGGTCCACATACTATATCAGTACCAAGGCTTAGACCTGCTCCAGGAGCTAAAATGGAAAAAATAGAATATCCTATAACTGACAACGAATTTAAAAAATTAGTTGCAATAATTAGACTTGCTGTTCCTTATACGGGAATAATATTATCAACTAGAGAATCAGTAAAATTAAGAGATGAATTATTAGATTTAGGAGTTTCTCAATTAAGTGCTAACTCAAGTACTAGTCCTGGTGGATATAAGGAAAAGAAAAAACATAATTCAGATCAATTTTATACAAACGATGAAAGATCATTAGATCAAGTAGTAAAGTCTATTAGTGATACAGGATATATTCCTAGTTTTTGTACTGCATGTTATAGAGTAGGAAGAACTGGAGAAGAGTTTATGAAGCTAGTTAAAGCAGGTAAAATGAAAAGTATATGTAGATCTAATGCACTTTTAACTTTAAAGGAACATATTTTAGACTATGCATCAATAGAAACAACAAAAAGTGCTGAGAATATAATAGATAATTTATCAAAATCAATAGAAAATCAAAATATACAAGATGAATTAGATGACAGACTTAAAAGAATGGAAAATGGTGAAAGAGACTTATATTTCTAG
- the hydE gene encoding [FeFe] hydrogenase H-cluster radical SAM maturase HydE: protein MSILNKFIKDKFKNPYIIVASSNSNMLYAKNILEKNSIYNELIPTPKGFGEICTTAIKFDKVHQDKIIKLLNQNNVDYKGIYSLKNRYKYDLSSIYGMNISDNMRSILQKISNNIDLNKEDILYVLESKDKIVFDALIKTADVIRKECVGDRIEIRAAIEFSNYCIKNCNYCGLRRHKNQFRYRMKEDEILKEVDKLYKLGIKTVILQSGEDPYYTTEKIISIIRKIKQKYKMGITLSIGERTEEEYKIFKNSGVNNYLLKIETSSEDLFEYIHYDSKFKTRVKHTEWIKNAGLRLGSGGMIGLPKQTLDQIADVILFQKDYGVHMIGFGPFIPTKGTPFESEKTSDLDLNLKVIALTRIVCQNVFIPATTAISTLNREGQTKSLLAGANTIMLISTPEKLREKYGIYSEKNMVDLDFTIESIKYSNRKLPKYLNYDYIQELGYDIDKNLK, encoded by the coding sequence ATGAGCATATTAAATAAATTTATAAAAGATAAATTTAAAAACCCATATATAATAGTAGCTAGTTCTAACTCTAATATGTTATATGCAAAAAACATATTAGAAAAAAATAGTATATACAATGAACTTATACCAACACCTAAAGGATTTGGAGAAATATGTACCACTGCAATAAAATTTGATAAGGTACATCAAGATAAAATAATAAAACTATTAAACCAAAATAATGTAGATTATAAGGGAATATATTCATTAAAAAACAGATATAAATATGATTTGTCTAGTATATATGGTATGAATATATCAGATAACATGAGGAGTATATTACAAAAAATATCTAATAATATTGATTTAAATAAAGAAGATATACTGTATGTATTAGAAAGTAAGGATAAAATAGTATTTGATGCTCTTATAAAAACTGCTGATGTCATAAGAAAAGAATGTGTAGGAGATAGAATTGAAATTAGAGCTGCAATAGAATTTTCAAATTATTGTATTAAAAATTGTAATTATTGTGGTTTAAGAAGACATAAAAATCAATTTAGATATAGAATGAAAGAAGATGAAATCTTAAAAGAAGTAGACAAATTATATAAGTTAGGTATAAAAACAGTTATACTTCAATCAGGAGAAGATCCTTATTATACTACAGAAAAAATTATTTCTATTATAAGAAAAATAAAACAAAAATATAAGATGGGAATTACTTTAAGTATTGGTGAAAGAACAGAAGAAGAATATAAAATATTTAAAAATTCTGGAGTAAATAATTATTTGCTCAAAATAGAAACTTCAAGTGAAGATTTATTTGAATATATCCACTATGATAGTAAATTTAAAACAAGAGTAAAACATACAGAGTGGATAAAAAATGCTGGCTTGAGATTAGGATCAGGGGGAATGATAGGATTACCTAAGCAAACATTAGATCAAATAGCTGATGTAATATTATTTCAAAAAGATTATGGTGTGCATATGATAGGTTTTGGTCCATTTATTCCTACAAAAGGTACTCCATTTGAAAGTGAAAAAACTTCTGACTTAGATTTAAATTTAAAAGTTATAGCACTTACGAGAATAGTATGTCAAAATGTATTTATACCAGCTACTACAGCTATATCTACACTTAATAGAGAAGGACAAACTAAATCTCTTTTAGCTGGAGCAAACACAATAATGTTAATAAGTACTCCAGAAAAGTTAAGAGAAAAATATGGTATATATTCTGAGAAAAATATGGTTGATTTAGATTTTACCATTGAATCAATTAAATATTCAAATAGAAAATTGCCTAAATATCTAAATTATG